The following proteins come from a genomic window of Candidatus Leptovillus gracilis:
- a CDS encoding amino acid ABC transporter substrate-binding protein, with translation MNKKHLFTLLSLILMALLLVACGGDAQVETVTVEVTRIVEVPAEASTDMPAVPSAEGNTLQTVRSRGALKCGGNQAVPGFGYINPDTNDFEGFDIDFCKAVAAAALGDATAYEIRPTTANERFPVLQSGEIDVLIRNTTWTLSRDTQLGADFQPTTFYDGQGMMVRKADGINSLEDLAGGTICVQSGTTTEKNLADVFRARNINFEPVVFDDADRTREAYDAGQCDGFTTDKSGLVSQQILLAEPDAHTILDETMSKEPLGPMTRHGDNNWGDIVMWTVNCTIQAEELGINSTNVDSFLGSEDPVVQNVLGETGDLGAGMGLSNDWCYQVIKQVGNYAEIYTRNLGPDTPFDLPRGLNTLWTEGGLLYSPPFR, from the coding sequence ATGAATAAAAAACACCTGTTTACCCTTTTGAGCCTGATCTTGATGGCCCTGTTGTTGGTAGCCTGCGGTGGCGACGCCCAGGTTGAGACAGTCACTGTTGAAGTGACGCGCATTGTGGAAGTGCCGGCCGAAGCCAGCACCGATATGCCAGCCGTGCCCTCGGCCGAAGGCAACACCTTGCAAACAGTGCGCAGCCGTGGCGCGTTGAAGTGTGGCGGCAACCAGGCTGTGCCCGGTTTTGGTTACATCAACCCCGACACCAACGACTTTGAAGGCTTCGATATTGACTTCTGTAAAGCAGTCGCCGCAGCGGCTCTAGGCGACGCCACGGCCTATGAAATCCGCCCCACCACCGCCAACGAACGCTTCCCCGTTCTGCAATCTGGCGAAATTGATGTGCTGATTCGCAACACCACCTGGACCCTCAGCCGCGACACTCAACTGGGTGCGGACTTCCAGCCCACCACTTTTTATGATGGGCAGGGCATGATGGTCCGTAAAGCCGATGGCATCAACTCCCTGGAAGATTTGGCCGGCGGCACCATCTGTGTGCAGTCTGGTACAACCACCGAGAAGAATCTGGCCGATGTATTCCGTGCGCGCAACATTAATTTTGAGCCGGTCGTCTTTGATGACGCTGACCGCACCCGCGAAGCGTATGACGCCGGGCAGTGCGATGGCTTCACCACCGACAAATCGGGCCTGGTCTCGCAGCAAATCCTGCTGGCCGAACCGGATGCGCACACGATTTTAGACGAAACCATGTCTAAAGAGCCGCTTGGTCCCATGACCCGTCATGGCGATAACAATTGGGGCGACATTGTGATGTGGACGGTGAACTGCACCATTCAGGCAGAAGAACTGGGTATCAACTCGACCAATGTGGACAGTTTCCTGGGCAGCGAAGACCCAGTGGTGCAAAACGTGTTGGGTGAAACGGGTGATTTGGGCGCCGGCATGGGCCTGTCCAATGATTGGTGTTACCAGGTTATCAAACAAGTGGGCAACTATGCGGAAATTTATACCCGCAACCTGGGGCCAGACACGCCATTCGACCTACCGCGTGGTTTGAATACCTTGTGGACCGAGGGTGGCCTGCTCTATTCGCCGCCATTCCGTTAA
- a CDS encoding ABC transporter permease subunit (The N-terminal region of this protein, as described by TIGR01726, is a three transmembrane segment that identifies a subfamily of ABC transporter permease subunits, which specificities that include histidine, arginine, glutamine, glutamate, L-cystine (sic), the opines (in Agrobacterium) octopine and nopaline, etc.) — MAQPPPSTPQTHERIPFWRDGRVIGVLAQVIFVSLVLLAAAWLLGNVSRNIGALGSFRCPDGTDSFRCGFLFLRIDAQFDIAESVISYTPSDPYARALLVGALNTVKVAFFGIIFATILGTLTGIARLSRNWLVSNLAKWYVDFFRNTPLLLQLIFIYFGVILLLPNIRQALQPFGLPIYLSQRGINLPGPVFMPSFRVWLFFLLGGLVAAGVVSLLLARREQQVERSLNRTAWALLAFGVVAGSGWFVANAAISSQAMLLSEALPAAEFEQIAGIVAERLGVADLAEVETAVTNGVLTPEQVNEASLTICAVRDAPSETNLTAQLRANNVPYSLNRSNRLDQAARAFAAGDCDVLVAAEADLLAVQATLDGTYRLLPIAEAPIRLSIPRLEGLNFQGGVKLTPSFAALLIGLTLYTGAFIAEIVRAGIQSVPKGQSEAARALGLSESQRLRLVVLPQALRVIIPPLTSQYLNLTKNSSLAIAVGFADLWAISYTTLNQSGRSVQVFMIVMAAYLSFSLSISFLLNLYNRRIALVER; from the coding sequence ATGGCGCAACCACCCCCTTCTACCCCACAAACCCACGAGAGAATACCGTTCTGGCGTGACGGCCGTGTGATTGGCGTTCTGGCGCAGGTCATTTTTGTCAGCCTGGTGCTGCTGGCAGCCGCCTGGCTGCTGGGCAATGTCAGCCGCAACATTGGCGCGTTAGGCTCTTTTCGCTGCCCAGATGGCACAGATAGTTTTCGCTGTGGCTTTCTCTTTTTGCGCATTGATGCGCAGTTCGACATCGCCGAGAGCGTAATCAGTTATACGCCCAGCGATCCTTATGCGCGGGCGCTGCTGGTTGGCGCTTTGAATACAGTCAAAGTTGCCTTCTTTGGCATTATTTTTGCCACCATTTTGGGCACGCTGACTGGTATTGCCCGATTGTCGCGTAACTGGCTGGTGAGTAATCTGGCCAAATGGTATGTGGATTTTTTCCGCAATACGCCCCTGCTGCTGCAATTGATCTTTATCTATTTTGGCGTCATTTTGCTTTTGCCCAATATCCGGCAAGCGCTGCAACCGTTTGGCCTGCCGATTTACCTGAGCCAGCGGGGCATTAACTTGCCGGGGCCGGTGTTTATGCCCTCTTTTCGCGTCTGGCTGTTTTTTTTGCTGGGCGGGTTGGTGGCGGCGGGGGTGGTTTCGCTGCTGTTGGCGCGGCGGGAGCAGCAGGTAGAGCGCAGTCTCAATCGCACGGCGTGGGCGCTGTTGGCTTTCGGCGTGGTGGCGGGGAGCGGCTGGTTTGTCGCTAACGCCGCGATTAGTTCGCAGGCGATGTTGTTGTCTGAAGCGCTGCCGGCGGCGGAGTTTGAGCAGATAGCGGGGATTGTGGCGGAGCGTTTGGGTGTGGCGGATCTGGCGGAGGTAGAAACGGCCGTAACCAATGGCGTCCTCACCCCTGAACAAGTCAACGAAGCCAGCCTTACCATCTGCGCCGTGCGCGATGCCCCGTCTGAAACAAACCTGACGGCTCAACTGCGGGCCAACAACGTGCCTTACAGCCTTAACCGCAGCAACCGGCTGGACCAGGCCGCGCGGGCTTTTGCCGCCGGTGACTGCGATGTCCTGGTGGCCGCCGAAGCTGATTTGTTGGCTGTGCAGGCCACGCTGGACGGAACGTACCGCCTGCTGCCCATCGCCGAAGCGCCCATCCGCCTTTCCATCCCCCGGCTGGAAGGGCTGAATTTCCAGGGCGGCGTTAAACTAACGCCCAGCTTTGCCGCATTGCTCATCGGCCTGACACTGTACACCGGCGCGTTTATCGCCGAGATTGTCCGGGCCGGTATCCAGTCTGTGCCGAAAGGGCAGTCTGAGGCGGCCCGCGCCCTGGGACTGAGCGAGTCGCAGCGTTTGCGCCTGGTGGTGCTGCCGCAGGCGCTGCGGGTAATTATTCCTCCCCTGACAAGCCAATACCTCAACCTCACCAAAAACTCCTCGCTGGCGATTGCCGTCGGCTTTGCCGATCTCTGGGCTATCTCTTACACCACACTCAATCAATCGGGGCGTTCGGTGCAGGTCTTTATGATTGTGATGGCTGCTTACCTGAGTTTTAGTCTGTCTATTTCCTTTTTGCTGAATCTGTATAACCGGCGCATCGCTCTGGTGGAGAGATAA
- a CDS encoding ABC transporter permease subunit: MATQEPNLTSTRQRQPIHFDGRRFFREHIGRSWWLALWLLLLSYVTLVYTTNQFAQAALTTTAVTLVWLATLAATVYSELTHRHRLLTLWLKDNLYSSVTNVLLTLLLTLLIVAAVRGFIGYAFLRASFTTDPDLAKATLAQFSSPGANWGAVIANMRNLMVFRFPRAETWRLFLILGYLAVMLPVSTLVYSQQRLRRSPIRQALNLLWVLTPALTLAILWGVKIAPGAWQNVLVNTAVYLLVFVALFFGSRYLLRRYQSTGLSLALMLVWVAALAAAFWLMVDNFTATLNPDVAWGGLLLTMIIAVFAIVASFPLGVLLALGRRSQIRGVPWWLTALTAGLLTLYLLVNNTFPALADASGLLGTILAFWPLLVLLIAYLFQKYFKGNVVAAFSTVYIESVRGVPLITVLFMSIILFPILLPPGMEILSTWRVMAAAALFAAAYLAENIRGGLQAIPKGQYEAADSIGLNAFQKYRLIILPQAIRIVIPAIVGQFIGLFLDTTLIAIVGLIELLGVANLIAAQTNWLGVRREPYIFLMFVYFFGSWIMVTISRRMERNTER; the protein is encoded by the coding sequence ATGGCGACGCAAGAACCCAACCTGACCTCAACCAGACAACGGCAGCCAATTCATTTTGACGGCCGTCGCTTTTTCCGGGAACACATTGGGCGCAGTTGGTGGCTGGCGCTGTGGCTGCTGCTGCTGAGTTATGTGACGCTGGTGTATACGACCAATCAATTTGCGCAGGCGGCGCTAACGACAACGGCCGTAACCCTTGTCTGGCTCGCCACCCTGGCTGCCACCGTTTACAGTGAACTAACCCATCGCCACCGTCTGCTGACGCTGTGGCTAAAAGACAACCTGTACAGTTCCGTCACCAACGTCTTGCTAACACTGCTGCTGACGCTGCTGATTGTGGCCGCTGTGCGCGGCTTTATTGGTTATGCCTTTCTGCGGGCCAGCTTCACCACCGACCCCGACCTGGCGAAAGCCACGTTGGCCCAATTTAGCAGTCCAGGGGCTAACTGGGGCGCGGTTATCGCCAACATGCGCAACCTGATGGTATTCCGCTTTCCCCGCGCTGAAACGTGGCGGCTCTTTTTGATACTGGGCTACCTGGCGGTTATGCTGCCGGTGAGTACGCTTGTCTATTCGCAGCAGCGTTTGCGCCGCTCGCCCATTCGTCAGGCGCTTAACTTACTGTGGGTGCTAACGCCGGCGCTGACGCTGGCAATTTTGTGGGGCGTAAAAATTGCGCCGGGGGCATGGCAGAATGTGTTGGTGAATACGGCCGTTTACCTCCTCGTCTTTGTCGCCCTGTTTTTCGGCAGCCGCTATTTGCTGCGGCGTTATCAAAGTACTGGGTTGAGTCTGGCGCTGATGCTGGTGTGGGTCGCCGCGTTGGCCGCGGCATTCTGGCTGATGGTGGACAACTTCACCGCCACCCTCAACCCGGACGTCGCCTGGGGCGGCCTGCTGCTGACGATGATCATTGCTGTGTTTGCCATTGTGGCTTCCTTTCCGTTGGGCGTGCTGCTGGCGCTTGGCCGGCGCAGCCAGATTCGCGGCGTCCCCTGGTGGCTGACAGCCCTGACGGCCGGCCTGCTTACGCTGTACCTGCTGGTTAACAACACCTTCCCGGCTCTGGCCGACGCCAGTGGGCTGTTGGGCACGATCCTGGCTTTTTGGCCTTTGCTGGTTCTGCTGATCGCTTATCTGTTCCAGAAATATTTCAAAGGCAATGTTGTCGCTGCCTTTTCCACTGTCTACATCGAATCGGTGCGCGGTGTGCCGCTCATCACCGTCCTCTTCATGTCCATTATTCTCTTTCCCATCTTGCTGCCGCCCGGCATGGAGATTTTGAGTACCTGGCGCGTGATGGCCGCCGCCGCCCTTTTTGCCGCCGCATATCTGGCCGAAAATATACGCGGCGGTTTGCAGGCCATCCCCAAAGGACAATATGAGGCGGCCGACTCCATCGGCCTGAACGCTTTCCAAAAATACCGGTTGATCATTTTGCCCCAGGCCATTCGCATTGTCATCCCGGCCATTGTGGGGCAGTTCATCGGCCTGTTTTTGGACACCACCCTCATCGCCATTGTCGGCCTGATCGAGCTGTTGGGCGTGGCGAACCTGATCGCTGCCCAGACCAACTGGCTGGGCGTGCGCCGCGAGCCGTACATCTTCTTGATGTTCGTCTACTTCTTTGGCAGTTGGATCATGGTGACGATCAGCCGACGCATGGAGCGGAACACGGAGCGATAG
- a CDS encoding SDR family oxidoreductase yields the protein MFDFSDQIVVITGAAGNLGQAVARAFYAAGGKLALVDRRRENTEAVFGAALPEGDRVLYVTADLTDEQAVAAGVAEIMARYGRIHILVNAAGGFKMGTAVHQTPLQTWDFMLNLNARSVFLMSRGVIPHLLAQGGGKIVNVAARAGLEGKANMAAYTVAKSAVIRLTESMAAELKADNINVNCILPGTIDTPQNRADMPTANFSHWVSPDALADVILFLASDGARAVQGTAVAVYGRS from the coding sequence ATGTTTGATTTTAGCGATCAGATTGTTGTGATAACGGGGGCGGCCGGGAATTTGGGGCAGGCGGTGGCGCGGGCGTTTTATGCCGCCGGGGGCAAGTTGGCTCTGGTAGACCGTCGTCGGGAGAATACGGAAGCTGTTTTTGGCGCGGCTTTGCCCGAAGGCGACCGGGTATTGTACGTAACGGCCGATTTGACCGATGAGCAAGCAGTGGCGGCTGGTGTGGCGGAGATTATGGCGCGGTACGGCCGTATTCACATCCTCGTCAACGCCGCCGGCGGGTTTAAGATGGGCACGGCCGTTCACCAAACGCCGCTGCAAACCTGGGACTTCATGCTCAACCTGAACGCCCGCTCCGTCTTTTTGATGAGCCGGGGGGTCATCCCCCACCTGTTGGCGCAAGGGGGTGGCAAAATTGTCAACGTGGCCGCCCGCGCCGGGTTGGAAGGCAAGGCCAACATGGCTGCTTACACCGTCGCCAAAAGCGCCGTCATCCGCCTGACAGAAAGCATGGCCGCCGAACTCAAAGCCGACAACATCAACGTCAACTGTATCTTGCCGGGAACCATAGACACGCCGCAAAACCGCGCCGACATGCCCACGGCCAATTTCAGCCATTGGGTGTCGCCAGACGCCCTGGCCGACGTCATCTTGTTTCTGGCGTCTGATGGGGCGCGGGCGGTGCAGGGGACGGCCGTTGCGGTATACGGCCGTAGCTAA
- a CDS encoding AAA family ATPase: protein MPVQPLAPKQLRHTVDPNLFTFATTADLPASNHIIGQPRGTHAIEFGIGIQSQGYNIYLLGPMGTGRATAIERFLQDRTAAQPAPADWIYVHNFSIPHQPRAIALPAGEGSVFQARMAALIARISEDLPQAFDTDTYKEAIQAARSAFEEQQDRLFSALQQKAALQGFGLVKTASGVTIAPVRNGQKLTPEELQNLSLADQQELEDLLAVLSEELEDTLYQIYRLETDHRQQIQEIDRAVAEAAVQHHFAELHDTYHDYDELLLYLGEVHQDVLDQIDDFAPHLDSEEEINLRRYEVNLVVENSKTDGAPVIIEPNPTYNTLFGRLEYEMESGVVFTHFTNIKAGSLHRANGGYLIMQATDLLKNIDAWEALKRGLRAQEIQILPSATMDETRVLAKSLTPEPIPLKVKIILMGSLDVYYLMYQQDEDFPDLFKVRVDFDSTMVRNGSNMHEYAGFIASRCHEEGLRHFDRTAVAKVIEYGSRLVNQQSKLSTRFGAIADLIREASYWAGVNGRAVVTADDVQQTLDERIYRSNRVEEIIQEEIIEGTLFIATEGAVVGQVNGLSVIDIGDYSFGQPGRITARTFMGEGGVIHIERETEMSGPIHEKGVLTLTGYLGGTYAQQQPLSLTASLTFEQNYVGIEGDSAASTELYALLSSLSEIPIKQGIAVTGSVNQRGDVQPIGGVNEKIEGFYRVCCACGLTGEQGIIIPASNVESLMLHEDVVTAVSQGQFHIWPVRSIDEGIELLTGIPAGELDADGLYPEGTVHYAVQNRLLELAEDLKAFGNGEE, encoded by the coding sequence ATGCCCGTACAACCCTTAGCGCCAAAACAACTCCGCCACACGGTTGACCCGAACCTGTTCACTTTTGCGACAACGGCCGATTTACCCGCCAGCAATCATATCATCGGCCAGCCACGTGGTACCCACGCCATCGAATTTGGCATCGGCATCCAAAGCCAGGGCTATAACATCTACCTCTTAGGGCCGATGGGAACCGGCCGGGCCACAGCCATTGAGCGTTTCTTGCAAGACCGCACCGCTGCCCAACCCGCACCAGCCGATTGGATTTACGTACACAACTTCAGCATACCCCATCAGCCGCGGGCTATCGCCCTGCCGGCCGGCGAGGGCAGCGTTTTTCAGGCGCGCATGGCCGCGCTTATCGCCCGCATCAGCGAAGATTTGCCCCAGGCCTTTGATACCGACACCTACAAAGAGGCCATTCAAGCGGCGCGCAGCGCTTTTGAAGAGCAGCAAGACAGGCTATTTTCTGCCTTGCAGCAGAAAGCGGCGCTGCAAGGCTTTGGCCTGGTAAAAACAGCCAGCGGCGTCACCATCGCCCCGGTACGGAACGGACAGAAACTAACGCCAGAAGAGCTGCAAAACCTGTCGCTGGCTGACCAACAGGAATTGGAAGATTTGCTGGCCGTGTTGAGCGAAGAATTGGAAGACACGCTGTATCAGATTTACCGGTTAGAAACCGACCACCGGCAGCAAATTCAGGAGATTGATCGGGCTGTGGCGGAAGCGGCCGTGCAGCACCATTTTGCTGAACTGCACGACACCTACCATGACTATGACGAACTGCTGTTGTACCTGGGGGAAGTCCACCAGGACGTGTTGGACCAGATTGACGATTTTGCGCCGCATTTAGACAGCGAGGAAGAAATCAACCTGCGCCGTTATGAGGTCAATCTGGTGGTGGAAAACAGCAAGACGGATGGCGCGCCGGTGATTATCGAGCCAAACCCAACCTATAACACTCTGTTTGGCCGTCTGGAATACGAGATGGAATCGGGGGTGGTGTTTACGCATTTCACCAATATCAAAGCGGGCAGTTTGCACCGGGCCAACGGCGGCTATTTGATTATGCAGGCCACCGATTTGCTCAAAAACATAGATGCCTGGGAAGCGCTGAAACGGGGCTTGCGCGCCCAGGAAATCCAGATATTGCCTTCGGCCACGATGGACGAGACGCGCGTCCTGGCTAAATCTTTAACGCCTGAACCCATTCCATTGAAAGTGAAAATTATTCTGATGGGCAGCCTGGATGTGTATTATTTGATGTATCAGCAGGATGAGGATTTTCCTGATTTGTTTAAGGTGCGGGTTGATTTTGATTCGACAATGGTGCGTAATGGGAGCAATATGCACGAATATGCCGGCTTTATCGCCTCCCGCTGCCATGAGGAAGGACTGCGCCATTTTGACCGCACGGCCGTTGCCAAAGTTATTGAGTATGGCTCGCGGCTGGTCAACCAGCAGAGCAAACTATCTACCCGTTTTGGGGCCATTGCCGACCTGATTCGGGAGGCGAGTTATTGGGCGGGGGTGAACGGCCGTGCCGTTGTCACCGCCGATGACGTGCAGCAAACCCTCGACGAACGCATCTACCGCTCTAACCGCGTCGAGGAAATCATCCAGGAAGAAATCATCGAAGGTACGTTGTTCATCGCTACCGAGGGCGCTGTTGTGGGGCAGGTAAATGGGCTGTCGGTAATAGACATTGGCGATTACAGCTTTGGGCAGCCGGGGCGCATCACCGCCCGCACCTTCATGGGTGAAGGCGGCGTCATCCACATTGAACGGGAGACGGAAATGTCTGGCCCCATCCACGAAAAAGGCGTACTCACCCTTACCGGCTACCTGGGCGGCACTTATGCCCAGCAGCAGCCCCTATCGCTGACCGCCAGCCTGACATTCGAGCAAAATTACGTCGGCATCGAAGGGGACAGCGCCGCTTCTACGGAGCTGTACGCCTTGCTCTCCAGCCTGAGCGAAATTCCCATTAAGCAGGGCATTGCCGTCACCGGATCGGTGAATCAGCGGGGTGATGTGCAGCCGATTGGCGGTGTGAACGAGAAGATCGAAGGCTTTTACCGGGTGTGCTGCGCCTGTGGTCTGACGGGCGAACAGGGGATTATTATTCCCGCCAGCAATGTGGAGTCGTTGATGCTGCATGAAGATGTGGTAACGGCCGTCTCCCAGGGCCAATTCCATATCTGGCCGGTACGCAGCATTGATGAAGGCATCGAACTGCTCACCGGCATCCCCGCCGGCGAATTAGACGCCGATGGCCTGTACCCGGAGGGCACGGTTCATTATGCTGTGCAAAACCGCCTGCTGGAACTGGCCGAAGATTTGAAAGCATTCGGCAATGGGGAAGAGTAA
- a CDS encoding type II toxin-antitoxin system RelE/ParE family toxin, which yields MYSIEWTRRALKHLKTIPQQRQKQIVLAVRSLQEWPDCQNVKALRNRPGYRLRVGRYRVLFDVENDLRIIEIEEVKKRDERTY from the coding sequence ATGTATTCCATTGAATGGACGCGCCGCGCTTTAAAGCATCTAAAAACCATTCCACAGCAACGCCAAAAGCAAATTGTTTTAGCGGTGCGCAGTTTGCAGGAATGGCCAGACTGTCAGAATGTAAAGGCATTGCGAAATCGTCCAGGGTATCGTTTGCGTGTTGGGCGATATCGGGTTTTGTTTGATGTTGAAAACGACCTCCGCATCATTGAAATCGAAGAGGTTAAAAAACGAGATGAACGCACCTATTAG
- a CDS encoding helix-turn-helix transcriptional regulator — protein sequence MNAPISHQIIERDGQPLFVLVPYEEYLSLIEGDTAVTIPHGVVERHVLEGMSLVRAWREHKRLSQQELAEKIGVSQSAYSQMEKPEANLRKATLAKLAVALGVLPEQLVV from the coding sequence ATGAACGCACCTATTAGTCACCAAATTATTGAACGAGATGGACAACCGCTGTTTGTGCTGGTTCCTTACGAGGAATATCTTTCGCTGATTGAAGGGGATACGGCCGTTACAATTCCGCATGGCGTTGTAGAAAGACACGTTTTGGAAGGGATGAGTCTTGTCCGCGCCTGGCGCGAGCATAAGCGGTTATCCCAACAGGAATTGGCTGAAAAAATAGGCGTCTCCCAATCAGCCTATTCTCAAATGGAAAAGCCAGAAGCCAACCTACGGAAAGCAACATTGGCAAAACTGGCAGTTGCGCTCGGCGTCTTGCCGGAACAGCTCGTTGTCTGA
- the rfbH gene encoding lipopolysaccharide biosynthesis protein RfbH: MSNSKEIRQRILALVQEYYEAEFADKPFVPGETAVPVSGRSFDGDDMVHLVDASLDFWLTTGRFAQQFERDFARYVGVRHALLCNSGSSANLLALSALTSPSLAERQLKPGDEVITVAAGFPTTVNPIVQNRLTPVFLDVELPSYNMSLAHLEEAITPRTKAIIVAHTLGNPFELNAVLEVVNRHNLWLIEDNCDALGSTYHGRLTGTFGHLATISFYPAHHITMGEGGCVLTRHSRLKKLVESFRDWGRDCWCVPGEANTCGTRFEWQLGDLPYGYDHKYIYSHVGYNLKLTDMQAAVGLAQLQKLPGFIATRKRNWRYLRAGLAPFEEFLILPEPAPDTDPSWFGFLLTVRPDAPFSRNELINFLETNRVATRLLFSGNITRQPAYQDVDYRIVGDLTNTDIVMNQTFWIGVYPSLTPQMLDYAIEVFARFFKQFG; this comes from the coding sequence ATGAGCAACAGCAAGGAAATCAGGCAGCGCATTTTGGCGTTGGTGCAGGAATATTACGAAGCGGAGTTTGCCGATAAACCGTTTGTGCCGGGGGAAACGGCCGTGCCCGTTTCCGGCCGTTCATTTGATGGCGACGACATGGTCCATTTGGTAGACGCTTCGCTCGATTTCTGGCTGACCACCGGCCGTTTTGCCCAACAATTCGAGCGCGACTTTGCCCGCTACGTGGGTGTACGCCACGCCCTGCTGTGCAATTCCGGCTCCTCGGCCAATTTGCTGGCTTTGTCTGCCCTTACCTCGCCCAGTCTGGCCGAGCGGCAGCTAAAACCAGGCGACGAGGTCATCACCGTCGCCGCTGGCTTTCCCACCACCGTCAACCCCATTGTGCAAAACCGCCTGACACCGGTCTTTTTAGATGTGGAACTACCCTCTTACAACATGTCGTTGGCCCACCTGGAAGAAGCCATCACGCCGCGCACCAAAGCCATCATTGTGGCCCACACGTTGGGCAATCCGTTTGAACTGAACGCGGTGTTGGAAGTAGTGAACCGCCACAATCTATGGCTGATTGAGGACAACTGCGACGCGCTGGGCAGCACGTATCACGGCCGTCTGACCGGCACATTCGGCCATCTGGCAACCATCAGCTTTTACCCGGCGCACCACATCACCATGGGCGAAGGGGGCTGTGTGCTGACGCGCCATTCACGGCTGAAAAAGTTGGTAGAATCGTTCCGCGATTGGGGGCGCGACTGCTGGTGCGTGCCCGGCGAGGCCAACACCTGCGGCACGCGCTTCGAGTGGCAGCTTGGCGACCTGCCCTATGGCTATGATCACAAATACATCTACTCTCACGTTGGCTACAACCTGAAGCTGACCGACATGCAGGCGGCCGTGGGGCTGGCGCAGCTGCAAAAGCTGCCCGGTTTCATTGCGACGCGCAAACGCAACTGGCGTTATTTACGCGCCGGCCTGGCCCCCTTTGAGGAATTTCTGATTTTGCCGGAACCGGCGCCGGACACAGACCCCAGTTGGTTTGGCTTTTTGCTGACGGTGCGCCCGGATGCGCCTTTCTCGCGCAACGAGTTAATCAACTTTTTGGAAACAAACCGGGTAGCGACGCGGCTGCTGTTCAGCGGCAACATCACCCGCCAGCCGGCTTACCAGGATGTGGATTATCGCATTGTGGGCGACCTGACAAACACGGATATAGTGATGAATCAGACGTTTTGGATTGGCGTCTACCCCTCGCTGACGCCGCAAATGTTGGATTATGCGATTGAGGTGTTTGCCCGCTTCTTTAAGCAATTTGGTTGA
- a CDS encoding NUDIX hydrolase, giving the protein MKIVHSNILWQGTSWRFRVDELEAPGGERLAKGIIEHPGAVVLVPLREGTAGPELLLLRQYRLALAQTILELPAGTRGWDEDWLACAQRELREETGFRANSFHFLGEIWPSPGVSSELMRLYLATDLQPDPLPGDVDEEIELHPLPMADLVTMAQDGRLRDAKSIIGILKTAVFLQTP; this is encoded by the coding sequence ATGAAAATCGTTCATTCTAACATTCTCTGGCAGGGAACCTCCTGGCGCTTTCGGGTGGATGAATTGGAAGCGCCGGGCGGCGAGCGGCTGGCGAAAGGGATCATTGAGCATCCTGGCGCAGTGGTCCTTGTGCCGCTGCGCGAAGGCACGGCCGGCCCGGAACTGCTGCTGCTGCGGCAATATCGGTTGGCGCTGGCGCAGACAATTCTGGAACTGCCGGCCGGTACGCGGGGCTGGGATGAGGATTGGCTGGCGTGCGCGCAGCGGGAACTGCGGGAAGAAACGGGTTTCCGGGCGAATTCGTTTCATTTTTTAGGCGAAATCTGGCCGTCGCCGGGCGTTTCTAGTGAATTGATGCGCCTGTATCTGGCGACCGATTTGCAGCCCGACCCGCTGCCCGGTGACGTGGATGAGGAGATTGAACTCCACCCCCTCCCGATGGCAGACCTGGTGACAATGGCCCAAGACGGCCGTCTCCGTGACGCCAAAAGTATCATTGGTATTCTAAAAACGGCCGTGTTCCTGCAAACCCCCTGA